One genomic window of Solanum dulcamara chromosome 12, daSolDulc1.2, whole genome shotgun sequence includes the following:
- the LOC129877318 gene encoding uncharacterized protein LOC129877318 gives MDLESTYEIDRVAGFISVRALRRVALQFPDELLKDSARIVAALHEKLRSLNQLHAGSNGDAKDVKLYVMADTMYGNCCVDEVGASHANADCVIHYGHTCFSPTSTLPAFLVLGKASLNVPLCAQKLCEYTIKVGKPILVLYGLEYAHAVTEIKASVGAQAWCELEVHSADIMSPIITPSETFSSMNEQPELSDRQCANGCSTEENNASYCIGGLTWSLPVGRRMEDYLIFYVGSDDPAFANILMTYNACEIVRYDATEDLLVNDFSQQKRILKRRYFLIEKAKDASIIGILVGTLGVAGYLHMIHQMKDLIMRAGKKAYTFVMGRPNPAKLANFPECDIFIYVSCAQTALLDSKEFLAPVITPFEAMIAFGRGSEWTGAYVTEFRDLITSSPMEAKNQSEARFSFIQGGYVEDVEQQEVEEVEDEVSALVNITEKALRVRDKDSQTLMPGTAKSGAEYFATRSYHGLDVHPENNFPEPFLIGKSGRASGYKNETAQKSL, from the exons ATGGACTTGGAATCGACTTATGAGATTGACCGTGTCGCCGGATTCATCTCGGTGAGAGCTTTACGACGAGTTGCTCTTCAG TTCCCAGATGAATTATTGAAAGATTCCGCGAGGATAGTTGCTGCTCTACATGAAAAACTTCGCTCGTTGAACCAGTTACATGCTGGAAGCAATGGAGATGCAAAGGATGTTAAGCTGTATGTAATGGCGGATACTATGTATGGGAATTGTTGTGTCGATGAAGTTGGAGCATCTCATGCCAATGCGGACTGCGTTATCCATTATGGTCATACTTGCTTCAGTCC GACATCAACTCTTCCCGCATTTCTTGTCCTCGGGAAAGCTTCGCTAAATGTGCCACTCTGTGCTCAAAAACTATGCGAGTATACTATAAAAGTTGGCAAACCTATTTTG GTTCTTTATGGACTTGAATATGCACATGCAGTCACAGAAATCAAAGCATCAGTGGGTGCTCAAGCATGGTGCGAGCTGGAAGTTCATTCTGCTGATATTATGTCTCCAATTATAACTCCATCAGAGACTTTTAGTTCGATGAATGAGCAACCAGAACTAAGTGATCGTCAATGTGCTAATGGATGTTCTACTGAGGAGAACAATGCATCATATTGTATTGGAGGGTTAACGTGGTCGTTACCAGTGGGACGCAGGATGGAGGACTATTTGATTTTCTATGTTGGTTCAGATGACCCAGCCTTTGCAAATATACTAATGACATACAATGCTTGTGAAATAG TCAGATATGATGCTACTGAAGATCTTTTGGTGAATGACTTTTCTCAGCAGAAAAGGATTCTTAAGCGTAG GTACTTCCTTATTGAGAAAGCAAAGGATGCTAGCATCATAGGGATCTTGGTAGGAACACTTGGAGTAG CTGGTTACCTCCACATGATACATCAGATGAAAGACTTGATTATGCGAGCTGGGAAGAAAGCCTATACTTTTGTTATGGGGAGACCTAACCCTGCAAAGCTTGCCAACTTCCCTGAG TGCGATATCTTCATTTATGTTTCTTGTGCACAAACTGCTCTATTGGATAGTAAAGAGTTCTTAGCTCCAGTTATTACTCCTTTTGAAGCAATGATTGCTTTTGGCAG AGGAAGCGAATGGACTGGGGCTTATGTGACAGAATTTCGGGATTTGATTACTTCTTCCCCCATGGAAGCGAAAAACCAGTCAGAAGCACGGTTTTCATTCATTCAGGGTGGATACGTGGAAGATGTTGAACAGCAAG AGGTTGAAGAAGTTGAGGATGAAGTTTCTGCTTTAGTGAACATCACAGAGAAGGCTTTGCGTGTTCGTGACAAGGACTCACAAACTCTAATGCCCGGAACAGCTAAATCTGGTGCAGAGTACTTCGCAACTAGGTCATATCACGGCCTTGACGTTCATCCTGAAAACAACTTCCCCGAGCCGTTTTTGATTGGTAAAAGTGGTAGGGCATCAGGGTACAAGAATGAAACTGCACAAAAAAGTTTGTGA